From the Penaeus monodon isolate SGIC_2016 chromosome 3, NSTDA_Pmon_1, whole genome shotgun sequence genome, the window atatgcatatataatacacacaatatgtgtgtttgtgtgtccgatGCGtcgcggcgcgcgtgtgtgtaatcaAATTAGCTTACACTACAAAAAGACATCCTGAAAATCAAAAGGTCAAAACTCTGAATGGCTTTACTAATGTATTACCGAATTAgcaatccatccattcattcatctgtATTAATTACTTCAAAACAAACAGGATATCTTTTCAAACTTAATTGCGGGATTTATAAGACCAAGCCTTACAAAATGTAAGTAAAATGTAGAAAGTGAAAAATTCCATTATTACACATACTTTGGATTGAAGCACTAAAGAAGAAAAGGTGCGAAGTAACAAATATGATCTATCCATACACTCACGTAATGCACTCACTAAATGCACATATAAACAGAAGTAGACATTCTAAAAACGGGCAGAAAGTAATTTTGGAGTTTTTATCCACGTATGTATACCTCTGTCCGTTGAAATCTAGAGTGGTccatatacagagagaggaaggagcttGGGACATTTAGCTTGGGACGTTTCGTCGTCATGGTAGGTCGATGTTATGAGAAGGCATTTGACAAAGTGGTCGGATAATATCTTCAAGGCAAAAACGCGATGTCTGGAACTGGAAGTAGGGGAAAGTATTTCTTACATGTATctctgtatttatgtttgtaagcATTTGCACTGTGTGCATAACCGCGATCGTAACTCACTAGGACCTTATTTCTACTTGTAAATATGTTTCACCAATAATTAAGTTATTTAATACAACAATATTATCCAGTTTTCATAAAGCAAGTGGCAGATTTTAACCTAAAATTACCAACTAACGTTAGTTAGTTCATGtctctcgcatttttttttttttttttttttttttttttttgagagagagagagagagagagagagagagagagagagagagagagagagagagagagagagagagagagagagagagagagattatttgtcAATGATTAAGTGTACACTCTCTCGACATACAGCAGTATGTAAACCTGACAACATTTATCAAGAAATGTGTAGACTGGTTTACATTTCTTAGTTTTATAGCTAATATGGGCAAAAACAGATGTTACTAGAAGTTCAGTTTAATAAATatctatcaaaattatttttaagtgAAGTTCCTTTAGGCATAGGTTGGGATGGTCTCGTAGATAGGAGCAGGCTCGTAGGCAGGAGCAGGATGGTAAGGAGAaggcttgtaggcaggagcaggcttgtaCTCGGGGTACTGGGCCTCACCCTTGTAGCTAACCTCAGCCACGAAACCGGAGTCGCCACTGACAGTGTAGGCGACCTTCTGCAGGCGACCGTCGGGAAGATGAACGTAGTAGGAACCCTGAGTGTCGTAGTCATCACGGGCctcctggtgaccgaagtcgttgccagagtagtcgtccttcacggcGTAGTTGTATTATACCAATTATTATAgtgaaattactattattattaatttaatttccaaacaaacatacaaacctcGTAGGTAGGCTGAGGAGAATGGCCATAGCCAATTGAGAAGGAGCAAAGGCAGCAGCGGCCACGAGGGCGAGGGCAACGACTGTCTAAAAGAATGTAACGCATTATCACGAGATCCTTTCTTTTTATGCACAATACTGTCAGTTATACGGAGTATGACGCTATGACATCCATGGAGAAGATATATCCTATCATAAATCTGAAACTCTTTACCTTAGTGAACGTGATGGAGGTAGAAGTGTGATTCTTCGGTCATCAAGCAAGTCCCTCCTATACCGCAGCCCGTGAGTCCAGTAATCACGCGCTTTCCTTCTTGCGACCTTTACCTTGAATTACATCcatcatttttctttccattaatgACCATTCTGACGTTTGTGAAAAGAAATTCTTCAGTGTAGtttattcatataacatatataaacatatatatatgtacgtatatatatacatagtggatAAATAGgcactgtacatatatgtatattcaaatcaattgtatatacacacacacacacacacacacacacccacaacacacacacacacacacacacacacacacacacacacatacacacacatatgtctattcAACAccgtcggcattagtcgacacaggccgggctcccctcataggtatagcccgggtgaggctcagcttcgcatatcgaaaaataaatatatacatacatatatatatatatatatatatatatatatatatatatatatatatatatatatatatatatatattaatgtagggATTTTTGTACTTAAACATTGTAGGAATCTTTATACTTGAATATATACTTCTGTTTATATAATTCACGGTCAGAGTCAATCCTGTATGACAAGAGTGGCGTTTTTGTTAATGTACCGACACCATCTCGGAGAAGGTGATATCTACCAACAATTAgttgtgttaacaaggctgaTAATCGAGCACACAAGATTGACTAAAAgttgatggctaaaagtgaagcactttttgaaggatgccaagagccattagcggttgcacatgtagtggggagatgtgcaacattctcagacgaAAGGTATGTGTACTTGACtacccccatatacactgaaaaattaattgggggaggattgtgacatattagtttcctaagggagacatattaaaaaaagtaataattacgcataatattttggatatatatatatatatatatatatatatatatatatatataatatatatatgtatatatatatattattattattatttttctttttttacattgatagcataatatttatgttttgatttttgatataatacttattgttatttatttttacttacagAAGACATTATttcttgatagatttttaaacgatttaaatattttaacattttaattctACAAAGTATTCGACGATAATAATCTTAGCTGTTGATGCGACAGATAACTGTATGCAATTAATTATTATCGGCTTGGCATATACaaagaaattacatatatatatatatatatatatatatatatatatatatatatatatatatatatatgtgtgtgtgtgtgtgtgtgtatgtgtatgtgtatgtgtatgtgtatgagcatgtgcatgtgcatgtgcatgtgcatgtgcatgtgcatgtgcatgtgcatgtgcattgcatgtgcatgtgcatgtgcatgtgtatgtgtgtgtttgtgtgtttgtgtatgtgtgtgtgtgcgtattgaaattcacaaaggatatttttttttataaaatattaaataattaagcAGATGTTACAACAAAATGACATATCAAATATTAAAGGCCGGTCAGTTACTCATTAGTGGATCTATTGTTatctactactaattataaatgaaattaattGTGTTCCTTTTAACACAGTCAAAAATTTTCAGACTTGATTTCAAGGATATGTAGCAattatatgtagtaatatttTGTGTAAAGTTGAaggtgaaaattttaaatttacccaTATGCTTTATATTACCGTATCATAATAATCTATGCATCATCTTTACATAGgcagataggaagagaaagaaatagatacgtgtgtgcgtacatatttaCATGAATAGATATTTCGAAAACGAGtagatgatatttttattgtGACTATACATGTGTACGTCTCTCTGCTAAAATTTAGAGACTGGAAAAAATACATGGACCAGGCATAGGGCGcttcgtgagagagagaaaatcagttgACAGAAGTCGTTGCCAGAATGGTCGCCCTTAACGACATAGTTAAATGTCTCCAGGCTAGTACAAAGGTAACATGTCGACCTCTCATCCGATGGCCC encodes:
- the LOC119586698 gene encoding pro-resilin-like, giving the protein MRYILLDSRCPRPRGRCCLCSFSIGYGHSPQPTYEYNYAVKDDYSGNDFGHQEARDDYDTQGSYYVHLPDGRLQKVAYTVSGDSGFVAEVSYKGEAQYPEYKPAPAYKPSPYHPAPAYEPAPIYETIPTYA